A stretch of the Paenibacillus dendritiformis genome encodes the following:
- a CDS encoding acyl carrier protein, which translates to MTTQNIKEIVKNIVSEIAEVNHFGDDTNFVDELHIDSVMIIEVIFRLEKELKITIPESHVHRFLDLNSAVLTVQEIMEGN; encoded by the coding sequence ATGACAACTCAAAATATAAAAGAAATCGTAAAAAATATTGTATCTGAAATTGCAGAAGTTAATCATTTTGGAGATGATACTAATTTTGTGGATGAATTACATATCGATTCGGTTATGATCATTGAAGTTATATTCCGTTTAGAAAAGGAATTAAAAATAACGATTCCAGAAAGCCATGTTCATCGGTTTTTAGACTTAAATTCTGCAGTTCTCACTGTACAAGAAATAATGGAGGGTAATTAA
- a CDS encoding dihydrofolate reductase family protein, with product MKRPVVLYIATSLDGYIARENGAIDWLYEVEGEGDGGYGEFYNTIDTVLMGNKTYEHTFELADHFPYPDKECYVFSRSGKEPSPHVAFVTEDVPGFIEKLKKREGSKIWIVGGAEILDVLMKRKLVDEFIITMMPTLLGEGIPLFKPGNPELKLVLADTKRFGQMVQLHYTVKNDNS from the coding sequence ATGAAACGTCCTGTCGTATTATACATCGCAACTAGCCTGGACGGTTATATTGCGCGTGAAAATGGAGCGATCGATTGGCTCTATGAAGTAGAAGGAGAGGGAGACGGCGGGTACGGTGAATTTTATAACACGATTGACACCGTATTAATGGGGAACAAAACATACGAGCATACGTTTGAATTAGCCGATCATTTTCCTTATCCGGACAAGGAGTGCTATGTATTCTCGCGTTCCGGGAAAGAGCCGAGTCCGCATGTTGCCTTTGTCACTGAGGATGTGCCTGGGTTCATCGAGAAGCTGAAGAAACGAGAGGGTTCCAAAATCTGGATCGTCGGCGGAGCCGAAATTCTCGACGTACTTATGAAAAGAAAACTCGTTGATGAGTTTATCATCACGATGATGCCAACGCTGTTAGGCGAAGGAATTCCGCTGTTCAAGCCGGGCAACCCGGAATTGAAGCTTGTTTTGGCTGACACCAAGCGTTTTGGACAAATGGTTCAACTCCATTATACCGTGAAAAACGATAATTCCTGA
- a CDS encoding helix-turn-helix domain-containing protein, with translation MGQDVSEINQFVLNILAPLQSAPDHNSQLEQTLHAYISEGMIAINTAAVLDIHINTLYQRPKKIQQVLNIRVVLL, from the coding sequence TTGGGCCAGGATGTCTCCGAGATCAACCAGTTCGTACTGAACATCCTAGCCCCACTGCAAAGCGCACCGGATCATAACAGCCAATTGGAACAAACTTTACATGCTTACATTTCCGAGGGCATGATTGCTATTAATACCGCAGCAGTACTTGATATTCATATTAATACGCTTTATCAGCGGCCCAAAAAAATTCAACAGGTGTTGAATATCCGGGTAGTTCTTTTGTGA
- a CDS encoding class I adenylate-forming enzyme family protein, translating to MLYNRLKIISETKPNSIALVIDHERITYRDFLAEVNKLVAGFKKLGLSPGTSLSIMLEKNEVIWAAVIAASYLGVSVMLVDPNLKEQEKKQILEMYRTTYELQAVNCLSSSESCGDAVLTFSCFNDNFSLLNRGKAAECWSEYSIESSNHSYIVLLTSGSTKVPSTVVKTVESVVGDGERIGRSLGIGPSDQVICVAPVYHAFGLICGCFASFMSGAAVSFVGPYTLPSALESRVRDISATILMALPVHYKLLVQHVEQPFYHIRFALSSTAPLPKELLQACKDKLNLSIHNIYGSSEAGGISIKRNDIVDGLTSNVGQPIEGVQIKFDMSNSVEVDGKIVGELLINSPSLAKGYLKSHLDMDSFFLEDGWWRTGDLAYLNERDELNIAGRVNITINVNGKKVNPYEIEEILSKHPAVAETVVVGRPDEKRGEIPVAFVVLKEHISEQEILKFCYQKLSHYKVPRRIEFREELPKTSAGKVRRREVN from the coding sequence ATGCTGTATAATCGTTTGAAAATAATTTCAGAGACAAAACCCAATTCGATAGCATTGGTAATTGATCATGAGCGAATTACGTATCGAGATTTTTTAGCTGAAGTAAATAAGCTTGTTGCTGGTTTCAAAAAACTTGGTTTGTCCCCAGGCACATCACTTTCCATTATGCTAGAGAAAAATGAAGTGATTTGGGCAGCGGTAATTGCTGCAAGCTACTTAGGTGTATCGGTCATGTTAGTAGATCCAAATTTAAAAGAACAAGAGAAGAAACAAATCTTGGAAATGTATCGGACCACCTATGAATTACAGGCTGTTAATTGTTTATCATCATCGGAATCTTGTGGTGATGCAGTTCTAACTTTTAGTTGTTTTAATGATAACTTTTCATTGCTTAATAGAGGTAAGGCTGCAGAATGTTGGAGTGAATACTCTATTGAATCATCAAATCATAGTTACATCGTTCTCCTTACCTCTGGGTCTACTAAAGTGCCGTCTACGGTAGTTAAAACTGTGGAAAGTGTCGTTGGGGATGGGGAACGTATCGGACGCTCACTTGGGATTGGTCCGTCTGATCAAGTGATTTGCGTAGCGCCTGTTTATCATGCATTTGGCTTAATATGTGGATGTTTTGCAAGTTTTATGAGTGGGGCTGCTGTGTCGTTTGTAGGGCCGTATACTCTACCGTCTGCATTGGAAAGCAGGGTGCGTGATATATCTGCAACAATCCTCATGGCTCTTCCGGTTCATTATAAATTGTTAGTTCAACATGTTGAACAACCTTTCTATCATATCCGGTTTGCTTTATCATCAACAGCTCCTTTGCCAAAGGAGCTATTACAAGCGTGTAAGGATAAACTTAATTTGTCTATACATAATATCTACGGTTCCTCTGAAGCGGGAGGAATATCTATTAAGAGGAATGATATAGTTGATGGTTTAACTAGTAATGTCGGTCAACCTATAGAAGGGGTTCAGATAAAGTTTGATATGTCAAACAGTGTAGAGGTGGATGGGAAAATAGTAGGTGAATTACTAATTAACAGTCCATCACTTGCCAAAGGGTATTTAAAATCACATCTAGATATGGATTCGTTTTTTTTGGAAGATGGATGGTGGAGAACGGGAGATCTAGCTTATTTAAATGAACGGGATGAGTTGAACATAGCGGGCAGGGTAAATATTACAATCAATGTCAACGGAAAGAAAGTTAATCCATATGAGATTGAGGAAATCCTCAGCAAGCACCCTGCCGTTGCAGAGACTGTCGTAGTGGGGCGACCTGATGAAAAGAGAGGCGAGATACCAGTTGCTTTCGTTGTGTTAAAGGAGCACATATCTGAACAGGAAATTCTCAAATTCTGTTATCAAAAACTTTCTCATTATAAAGTGCCTAGAAGAATTGAGTTTCGAGAAGAACTGCCCAAAACTTCAGCAGGAAAGGTTCGCCGCAGAGAAGTGAACTAA
- a CDS encoding alkaline phosphatase — MLPCGAWQSDAALAAGAGQRQPESKNIIVLIGDGMGPAQVTAARIYSKNKLKKPYLNLDSMYVGQAATFADKGEDGDTVVSGEVTDSASAGTAFATGHKTYNAAISVSNEDISKPFASVMEASKAAGKSTGLVTTARITHATPAVYAAHVRNRDNENAIASQYLESGVDVLLGGGKRHFVSKKEKGKRDDKTIIPDFEKKGYKVVYDKKGLAALTSKNQKILGLFHDSHVDYVLDRKPETPSLADMTARALEALSTNPKGFTIMVEGGRIDHAAHANDFGAMIQETLDFDAAVKVALEFAKKDGNTSVVITADHETGGLSLSRDNIYELNVDAWDAQNISSELLAPQLAQATSTAEIKELIKKHTGFADITEEEAQYIMEGDGTSYKQEGAFNQVMAKRYLIGWSGHGHSAVDVGVWAYGPIVKHVQGQIDNTAIATSIAQVAGLDLEKATEDLVAKHLYPKYKVNGDGTVLFPAVKLAKALQIKVTDNKDAKVTTFTKGDVTLKVLNGSKVTMNGKASALPAGLDGNVLYLNLEAFSQLTGQPLKWDALSERIILK; from the coding sequence ATGCTTCCATGCGGCGCATGGCAATCCGATGCGGCGCTGGCCGCGGGAGCGGGACAGCGGCAGCCGGAATCCAAAAACATCATTGTGCTCATCGGCGATGGCATGGGCCCTGCGCAGGTAACCGCAGCACGAATCTACTCCAAAAACAAGCTGAAGAAGCCGTATTTGAACCTGGACAGCATGTACGTCGGTCAAGCTGCGACCTTCGCCGACAAAGGCGAAGACGGAGACACCGTGGTGTCCGGCGAAGTGACGGATTCCGCTTCCGCGGGAACGGCCTTCGCGACCGGACATAAAACCTACAATGCGGCCATCAGCGTCTCGAACGAGGATATTTCCAAGCCATTCGCTTCCGTCATGGAAGCATCCAAAGCGGCCGGCAAGTCGACGGGTCTGGTTACGACGGCACGCATCACGCATGCTACTCCGGCCGTATACGCCGCACATGTCCGCAACCGCGACAACGAAAACGCGATCGCCTCTCAATATTTGGAGTCCGGCGTCGATGTGCTGCTCGGCGGCGGCAAGCGCCATTTCGTCAGCAAGAAGGAGAAAGGCAAGCGTGACGACAAGACAATCATTCCCGATTTCGAGAAAAAAGGCTACAAAGTCGTATACGATAAAAAAGGCTTGGCCGCGTTAACGTCCAAAAATCAAAAAATTCTCGGCTTGTTCCATGACTCACACGTCGATTATGTGCTGGATCGCAAGCCGGAGACCCCGAGTCTTGCCGACATGACGGCCAGGGCGCTCGAGGCTCTGTCCACAAATCCAAAGGGGTTCACGATAATGGTGGAGGGCGGGCGGATTGACCATGCCGCCCACGCGAATGATTTCGGCGCCATGATCCAGGAGACGCTTGATTTCGACGCCGCCGTGAAGGTGGCGCTTGAGTTCGCGAAGAAGGACGGCAACACATCCGTTGTCATTACCGCCGACCACGAGACGGGCGGCCTCTCGCTGTCGCGCGACAACATTTATGAGCTGAATGTAGACGCCTGGGACGCGCAAAACATCTCTTCCGAGCTTCTCGCGCCACAGCTTGCGCAGGCAACGTCGACAGCGGAAATCAAGGAGCTGATCAAGAAGCATACCGGATTTGCAGATATCACGGAAGAAGAAGCGCAATATATTATGGAGGGGGACGGCACCTCATATAAGCAGGAAGGCGCCTTCAATCAAGTGATGGCCAAGCGCTACTTGATCGGCTGGTCCGGACATGGACACTCGGCCGTCGACGTCGGCGTGTGGGCTTACGGTCCGATCGTGAAGCATGTCCAAGGACAGATTGACAACACCGCAATCGCAACCAGCATCGCGCAAGTCGCCGGGCTAGATTTGGAAAAAGCAACAGAAGATCTCGTGGCCAAGCACCTGTACCCGAAATATAAAGTAAACGGGGACGGCACCGTTCTATTCCCGGCGGTCAAGCTTGCAAAAGCGCTGCAAATCAAAGTTACGGACAACAAGGACGCGAAGGTCACGACATTTACGAAAGGCGATGTGACCTTGAAAGTGCTGAACGGAAGCAAAGTGACCATGAACGGCAAAGCCAGCGCGCTTCCGGCCGGGCTTGATGGCAATGTTCTCTATCTGAATCTGGAGGCGTTCAGCCAGTTGACAGGGCAACCTTTGAAGTGGGATGCCTTGTCCGAACGCATCATACTGAAATGA
- a CDS encoding beta-ketoacyl synthase N-terminal-like domain-containing protein, with the protein MTLNEDRIVITGMGTVSAYGVDDNALWSAIKDGVIPQARLNPKEVPKVVRVNQFHAADFLGKKGLLFMKPCSLFLSVASEMALKNAFKDKSVIDPDRLGIFVSTNYSGFKMSAEFDKTTITKGPRFVSPMETPNTVDNSPASYLAIRIQSRAFNATIASGFCAGLDALGYAISMLRQKNADIVVVGGTEEWNDEVNWYYKHAGLLPKEYEENSGRAFHPESNGIMPGEGSAAVVLERYEDAIKRKATILGELVNWNACFAPVEDEEKRVQGFIRCINTTIHADAARDENIDLIISGANGLPCHDRIESTAFMTKFPNKPILAIKNTIGETSGAAGLFQLVASLHAIRNKTNFCNKTNKQLEGIETVLLTAIDLFGGMSSVLVRKVNVS; encoded by the coding sequence ATGACCCTCAATGAAGATCGTATTGTAATTACCGGTATGGGAACTGTCTCTGCCTATGGTGTTGATGATAATGCTTTATGGTCAGCTATTAAAGATGGAGTTATTCCTCAAGCACGATTAAATCCTAAAGAGGTACCCAAGGTTGTTAGAGTCAATCAATTTCACGCTGCTGATTTTTTGGGAAAAAAAGGGTTATTATTTATGAAACCGTGTTCATTATTTTTGTCAGTAGCTTCCGAAATGGCTTTAAAAAATGCCTTTAAAGATAAATCAGTGATTGATCCGGATCGATTGGGTATTTTTGTGAGTACTAATTATAGCGGGTTTAAAATGAGCGCTGAATTTGATAAAACAACGATTACTAAAGGTCCAAGGTTTGTTAGTCCCATGGAAACACCTAATACAGTCGATAATTCACCGGCATCTTATTTAGCTATACGAATTCAATCTAGAGCCTTTAATGCTACAATAGCGTCTGGATTTTGCGCAGGATTGGATGCTTTAGGTTATGCAATCAGTATGCTGAGACAGAAAAATGCGGATATTGTAGTTGTTGGAGGCACGGAAGAGTGGAACGATGAGGTAAATTGGTATTATAAGCACGCTGGGTTATTGCCCAAAGAATATGAAGAGAATTCAGGTAGGGCATTTCATCCCGAAAGTAACGGAATTATGCCAGGAGAAGGCTCCGCTGCTGTTGTGTTGGAGAGATATGAAGATGCCATTAAACGCAAAGCAACCATCTTAGGAGAACTCGTTAATTGGAATGCTTGTTTTGCTCCTGTTGAGGATGAAGAGAAAAGAGTGCAAGGATTTATTAGATGCATTAATACAACGATCCATGCAGATGCTGCTCGAGATGAAAATATTGATTTGATCATATCAGGAGCAAACGGACTTCCGTGCCATGATCGTATTGAATCAACTGCTTTTATGACTAAATTCCCCAATAAGCCGATTTTAGCTATCAAAAATACCATTGGAGAAACTAGCGGTGCGGCAGGTTTGTTTCAGTTAGTCGCATCCTTACATGCGATAAGAAACAAGACGAACTTTTGTAATAAAACGAACAAACAATTGGAAGGGATTGAAACTGTGTTGTTAACTGCAATTGATTTGTTTGGAGGAATGAGTTCAGTCCTTGTCAGAAAAGTTAATGTCTCATAA
- a CDS encoding beta-ketoacyl-[acyl-carrier-protein] synthase family protein — protein MKKRIAVTGLGVLSPIGSGTDKFWNALISGNVGTKEIHAFDTSLFSVNIGGEVTDIEPTSFIHKSHPEMLGRASHLAVAASRMAWNDAGISTSSYPSYRVGVCMGSTIGNISILENIHDMGLSEQNDVHPNYVLNYSLASIAGSVSAELGLEGPSLTISTACASGNNAISRGMDLIQQGMADAVVVGGADCMSRTCYTVFYRLGAIAPEASRPFTKDRKGMIVSEGAGSLVLEDMEKAMERGARIYAELAGYGLSCDAYHLTAPHPEGMGAVLAMDRAMQDANVAKKDISYISAHGTGTKANDSSESKAIYSIFGEQTDSIPISSIKSMLGHTMGAASAIEAVACTLAIYHSVIPPTMNVTELDPECVKNVVPNRAVYQPVNVAMSNSFAFGGNISTIILKGVNHDPQ, from the coding sequence ATGAAAAAACGAATAGCAGTTACGGGTCTTGGTGTTCTTTCTCCTATCGGATCGGGAACGGATAAATTCTGGAATGCTTTAATTTCTGGAAATGTGGGTACGAAGGAGATTCATGCCTTTGATACATCATTATTTAGTGTAAATATTGGAGGGGAAGTAACAGATATTGAACCGACTTCTTTTATCCATAAATCACATCCTGAAATGCTGGGAAGAGCATCACATTTAGCTGTGGCGGCATCTCGTATGGCTTGGAATGATGCCGGGATTTCAACTAGCAGTTACCCAAGTTACCGTGTTGGTGTATGTATGGGTAGTACAATAGGCAATATCTCTATATTAGAAAATATTCATGATATGGGTTTAAGCGAGCAAAATGATGTTCATCCAAATTATGTTTTGAATTATTCTTTGGCTTCAATAGCCGGTTCCGTGTCTGCAGAATTAGGACTTGAAGGTCCCAGCTTAACGATTTCTACTGCGTGCGCATCCGGTAATAATGCTATTAGCCGTGGAATGGATTTAATTCAGCAAGGAATGGCTGACGCTGTAGTTGTAGGCGGCGCAGATTGCATGTCAAGGACATGTTATACCGTGTTTTATAGATTAGGTGCAATCGCACCGGAAGCTTCTCGACCTTTTACTAAAGATAGAAAAGGTATGATCGTTAGCGAGGGAGCAGGCAGCCTAGTGTTGGAGGATATGGAGAAGGCAATGGAACGCGGCGCCAGAATTTACGCCGAACTTGCTGGATATGGTCTTTCTTGCGATGCATACCATCTTACGGCGCCTCATCCTGAAGGGATGGGAGCGGTGCTTGCAATGGATAGAGCAATGCAAGACGCCAACGTAGCTAAAAAGGATATTTCATATATCAGCGCTCATGGTACCGGAACGAAAGCTAATGATAGCAGCGAATCCAAAGCCATTTATTCGATTTTCGGTGAACAAACGGATTCGATTCCGATAAGTTCTATTAAATCCATGTTAGGTCATACCATGGGAGCGGCCAGTGCGATTGAAGCAGTTGCCTGCACGTTAGCCATATATCATTCTGTAATTCCTCCAACAATGAATGTAACCGAACTTGATCCAGAATGCGTGAAAAATGTAGTACCTAATCGAGCTGTGTATCAACCAGTTAATGTTGCAATGAGTAATTCTTTTGCTTTTGGAGGGAATATTTCCACCATCATTCTGAAAGGAGTAAATCATGACCCTCAATGA
- a CDS encoding SDR family NAD(P)-dependent oxidoreductase has translation MLRDKTFLVTGGTRGIGKATVEALVALGSNVAFTYKSNKELAEEICRELGNEQKILAIQADVQDFSQAKETVETVKRYFKGLDGLVINAGIANFKPLYIMSEDDWDLTMQTNLKGTYNYTRAVIYDFIKQKHGNIVCVSSVSAFRGYEAQTNYSTTKAGQIGFVKALAKEVSKYGVLVNAVAPGVIDTPMWDPASESRKEKIIKEIPLGRAGQPSEVADAICFLLRSSYITGTVITVDGGMTI, from the coding sequence GTGTTGAGAGATAAAACATTTTTGGTTACAGGCGGAACACGAGGAATTGGAAAAGCGACAGTAGAGGCGCTTGTCGCATTGGGGTCGAATGTAGCCTTCACCTATAAAAGCAATAAAGAACTTGCCGAAGAAATTTGCCGTGAACTGGGAAACGAGCAGAAAATTTTAGCGATTCAAGCTGATGTTCAGGATTTCTCTCAAGCGAAAGAAACGGTTGAAACAGTAAAAAGATACTTCAAGGGTTTGGACGGATTAGTTATAAATGCGGGAATTGCGAACTTTAAACCATTATACATAATGAGTGAAGATGACTGGGATTTAACGATGCAAACAAATTTGAAAGGAACATATAACTATACACGAGCTGTTATTTATGATTTTATTAAACAAAAACACGGCAACATCGTGTGCGTCAGTTCAGTAAGTGCGTTCCGCGGATATGAAGCCCAGACCAATTATTCTACCACAAAAGCCGGGCAAATCGGCTTTGTCAAAGCGTTAGCTAAGGAAGTATCAAAGTATGGTGTTCTGGTAAACGCAGTTGCTCCTGGGGTAATAGACACCCCAATGTGGGATCCGGCATCTGAAAGTCGTAAGGAGAAAATAATTAAAGAAATTCCTTTAGGCAGAGCCGGCCAACCATCGGAGGTAGCAGATGCTATTTGTTTTTTACTAAGGTCTAGTTATATTACGGGAACGGTTATAACAGTTGATGGCGGAATGACAATTTAA
- a CDS encoding HAL/PAL/TAL family ammonia-lyase has product MTKVALEGRLQSQEELPQLLVLNGNDLTIEDVVKVARCEQIPYTFKISDEAIKRIVESNDLKHEIINRHQPIYGVTTGFGDSVNRQISPEKTIDLQRNLINFLSCGVMPMAKDSVAKATMLVRVNCLVKGNSAVRMQVIQQLLTFLERGIIPVIPERGSVGASGDLVPLSYLSSILTGQGKARYLGKVVDIGEILEAEGLRPITLEAKEGLALVNGTSFMSAFACLAYADALDIAHLADICTAMASEALLGNRGHFCSFIHKQKPHPGQMKSANHIYKLLEGSQLSKEYSQILKTNEKISSKSFVELTQSIQDRYSIRCAPHVTGVLYDTLSWVKQWLEIEINSTNDNPIFDVDTREVYNGGNFYGGHIAQAMDALKIAMANVADLLDRQLQLVVDEKFNKGLTPNLIQKYDLEDYELGLHHGFKGMQIACSALTAEILKTSNPVSVFSRSTEAHNQDKVSMGTIAARDAKTIVELTQHVIAIHLIALCQALDLRGNNKMSPKTAEVYNMIREVTSFVNYDRPLDSDIQRVVQLIRSGQLKKVNLLHENER; this is encoded by the coding sequence TTGACGAAAGTAGCACTTGAAGGAAGGCTTCAGAGTCAAGAGGAATTACCGCAACTCCTAGTGTTAAACGGCAATGATCTTACCATCGAAGATGTTGTAAAGGTTGCGAGGTGTGAGCAGATACCATACACCTTTAAAATTTCAGATGAAGCAATAAAACGGATTGTAGAAAGTAACGATTTGAAGCATGAAATCATAAATCGGCACCAGCCGATTTATGGAGTGACAACCGGATTCGGTGATAGTGTAAATAGACAAATTTCACCTGAGAAAACAATCGATTTACAGCGTAATTTAATTAACTTCCTCTCTTGTGGAGTCATGCCTATGGCAAAGGATAGTGTGGCAAAGGCGACCATGTTGGTTCGAGTGAATTGCTTAGTTAAAGGGAATTCAGCAGTAAGAATGCAAGTGATTCAACAACTGCTTACCTTTTTGGAAAGAGGGATTATACCCGTTATCCCTGAAAGAGGTTCTGTAGGGGCAAGCGGTGACTTGGTTCCATTAAGCTATCTTTCCTCAATTCTTACAGGGCAAGGAAAAGCAAGATATCTGGGTAAAGTAGTCGATATAGGTGAAATCTTGGAAGCCGAGGGGCTAAGACCGATCACCTTGGAAGCAAAAGAAGGGCTTGCTCTTGTAAATGGAACTTCTTTTATGTCGGCATTTGCGTGCCTAGCATACGCAGATGCTTTGGATATTGCCCATCTGGCTGATATTTGTACGGCTATGGCATCAGAAGCTTTGCTAGGTAATCGCGGGCATTTTTGTTCATTTATCCATAAACAAAAGCCGCATCCTGGACAAATGAAGAGTGCTAACCATATATATAAGCTGCTAGAAGGCTCACAATTATCTAAAGAATATTCTCAAATTCTAAAAACGAATGAAAAAATTAGCAGCAAATCATTCGTGGAGCTCACGCAGAGTATTCAAGATCGATACTCCATTCGGTGTGCTCCTCACGTAACAGGCGTTCTATACGATACACTATCTTGGGTAAAGCAATGGTTAGAGATCGAGATAAATTCGACCAACGATAATCCTATTTTTGATGTTGATACTCGCGAAGTTTACAATGGTGGCAATTTTTACGGCGGCCACATTGCGCAAGCGATGGACGCGTTGAAAATTGCGATGGCCAACGTCGCTGATCTATTGGATCGTCAATTACAGCTCGTTGTGGATGAGAAGTTTAACAAAGGTTTAACCCCTAATCTAATTCAAAAGTATGACCTAGAAGACTATGAGCTCGGTTTACATCATGGATTCAAAGGAATGCAAATCGCTTGCTCGGCACTAACAGCAGAAATTTTAAAAACGAGCAACCCTGTTAGTGTGTTTTCCCGCTCTACAGAGGCGCACAATCAGGATAAGGTGAGTATGGGAACAATAGCGGCAAGGGATGCAAAAACGATTGTCGAACTCACGCAACATGTTATAGCAATTCATCTTATTGCACTTTGCCAGGCATTGGATTTACGAGGAAACAATAAGATGTCTCCCAAAACGGCAGAAGTCTACAATATGATTCGAGAAGTGACTTCATTCGTAAACTATGACCGTCCTTTGGACAGCGATATTCAAAGAGTTGTCCAGCTAATTCGCTCCGGGCAATTAAAGAAAGTTAATTTATTGCACGAAAATGAACGTTAG
- a CDS encoding acyl carrier protein — protein MMDQEKKEKIRRIVMEVTEIEDYADDEAFLDRVGVDSLSMIEIISRVEKVFNISVPEKYVSRFTNLNQSSLAVQDIIDQTN, from the coding sequence ATGATGGATCAAGAAAAAAAAGAGAAGATAAGACGCATCGTCATGGAAGTGACTGAAATTGAAGATTACGCGGACGATGAAGCTTTCCTAGATCGAGTAGGCGTGGATTCTTTGTCAATGATTGAAATTATCTCACGAGTAGAAAAGGTCTTTAATATTTCCGTGCCGGAAAAGTATGTTTCCCGATTTACAAATCTGAATCAATCATCTCTTGCTGTCCAAGACATCATAGATCAAACAAATTAA